The following coding sequences lie in one Rothia sp. SD9660Na genomic window:
- a CDS encoding DNA-directed RNA polymerase subunit beta', with protein sequence MSNESSLGLMRIGLATSQNILDWSYGEVKKPETINYRTLKPEKEGLFDERIFGPTRDWECYCGKYKRVRFKGIICERCGVEVTRAKVRRERMGHIELAAPVTHIWYFKGVPSRLGYLLDLAPKDLEKIIYFAAYMITHVDEEARHEDLPNLQAAHDRDKKVLQDQLAADINLIARETEEELAKIEADGGKAAEKRKLRDAAERQMASVRKNAEREIEQLDRIWDRFKNLKVADLEGDEALYRGMVDKYGMYFEGSMGAEAIKKRLENFDMEAEAEALKDIIQTGKGQKKTRALKRLKVVNAFLTTDNSPLGMVLDYVPVIPPELRPMVQLDGGRFATSDLNDLYRRVINRNNRLKRLLELGAPEIIVNNEKRMLQEAVDSLFDNGRRGRPVTGPGNRPLKSLSDMLKGKQGRFRQNLLGKRVDYSGRSVIVGGPTLQMHQCGLPKQMALELFKPFVMKRLVDLNHAQNIKSAKRMVERFRPQVWDVLEEIITEHPVLLNRAPTLHRLGIQAFEPQLVEGKAIQLHPLVCSAFNADFDGDQMAVHLPLSPEAQAEARILMLSSNNILKPSDGRPVAVPDQDMIIGLFHLTTARDGEKNEGRLFSSYAEAIMAMDRHEIELYTKVKIVLDDFVPYEGWEAPEGYKPGQPVLVETTVGQVIFNETLPADYPWYTGIADKKSLGALINDLAEKYPMHVVAKTLDALKNTGFYYASRSGVTVAVSDIAAPPTKPAIMEGYEEQAANIESQFAMGLIDDVERRTELIDIWTKATDEVAEAMKENLAEKNTTINRMVTSGARGNWMQVRQIAGIRGLVSNTKGEIMPRPIKSSYREGLSVLEYFIATHGARKGLADTALRTANSGYLTRRLVDVSQDVIVREHDCGTRRGLTLPLIEKDAAGNVSLHENVESSIHGRALAVDVVAEDGTVLAAAGADVSDIVIDDLFKAGIEEVRVRSVLTCESAVGVCALCYGRSMASGNLVDIGEAVGIIAAQSIGEPGTQLTMRTFHTGGVASADDITQGLPRIQELFEARTPKGVAPISEVTGRVTIEDTDKSLKVVVTPDNGDDPVAYPVLRRARLEVAEGDHITVGTQLVAGAVDPKEILRIRGPREAQKHLVDEVQGVYRSQGVGIHDKHVEVIVRQMLRRITVIDSGETNLLPGELVENIAFQNANRAALAEGKRPASGRPEMMGITKASLATESWLSAASFQETTRVLTQAAMEGKEDPLVGLKENVIIGKLIPAGTGLAMYNDIEVEPTDEAREALFAQTATPYNDFSYAETNEGAISPEFQAIPLDDYEFGK encoded by the coding sequence ATGTCCAACGAATCTTCACTTGGTTTGATGCGTATTGGCCTGGCGACCTCCCAGAACATCCTGGACTGGTCGTACGGCGAGGTTAAGAAGCCCGAAACCATCAACTACCGAACCCTGAAGCCCGAGAAGGAAGGCCTCTTCGACGAGCGCATCTTCGGCCCTACCCGCGACTGGGAATGCTACTGCGGTAAGTACAAGCGCGTGCGCTTCAAAGGCATCATCTGTGAGCGCTGTGGCGTAGAGGTAACCCGTGCCAAGGTGCGCCGCGAGCGCATGGGCCACATCGAGCTGGCAGCTCCCGTGACCCACATCTGGTACTTCAAGGGCGTGCCCTCCCGCTTGGGCTACCTGCTTGACCTGGCCCCCAAGGACCTGGAAAAGATCATTTACTTCGCCGCCTACATGATTACCCATGTGGACGAAGAAGCCCGCCACGAGGACCTGCCCAACCTGCAGGCCGCCCACGACCGCGACAAGAAGGTCTTGCAGGACCAGCTCGCAGCCGACATCAACCTGATCGCCCGCGAAACCGAAGAGGAACTCGCCAAGATCGAGGCTGACGGTGGCAAGGCCGCCGAAAAGCGCAAGCTGCGTGACGCAGCCGAGCGCCAGATGGCGTCCGTCCGCAAGAACGCAGAACGCGAAATCGAGCAGCTCGACCGCATCTGGGACCGCTTCAAGAACCTCAAGGTCGCTGACCTTGAAGGCGACGAAGCCCTCTACCGTGGCATGGTCGACAAGTACGGCATGTACTTCGAAGGCTCCATGGGTGCAGAAGCTATCAAGAAGCGTCTTGAGAACTTCGACATGGAAGCTGAAGCAGAGGCCCTCAAGGACATCATCCAGACCGGCAAGGGCCAGAAGAAGACCCGCGCCCTCAAGCGTTTGAAGGTTGTCAACGCCTTCCTGACCACCGATAACTCACCACTCGGTATGGTACTGGACTACGTTCCCGTCATCCCGCCGGAACTGCGCCCCATGGTGCAGCTCGACGGTGGCCGCTTCGCGACCTCCGATCTGAACGACCTCTACCGTCGCGTCATCAACCGCAACAACCGCCTCAAGCGTCTGCTGGAACTCGGTGCCCCCGAGATCATCGTGAACAACGAAAAGCGCATGCTGCAGGAAGCTGTTGACTCCCTCTTCGACAACGGCCGTCGCGGTCGCCCCGTTACCGGCCCCGGTAACCGCCCCCTGAAGTCACTCTCTGACATGCTCAAGGGTAAGCAGGGGCGTTTCCGCCAGAACCTGCTCGGTAAGCGCGTTGACTACTCGGGTCGTTCCGTTATCGTCGGTGGCCCCACCCTGCAGATGCACCAGTGTGGTCTGCCCAAGCAGATGGCTCTGGAGCTCTTCAAGCCCTTCGTGATGAAGCGCCTGGTAGACCTCAACCACGCCCAGAACATCAAGTCTGCTAAGCGTATGGTCGAGCGTTTCCGACCCCAGGTCTGGGACGTCCTCGAAGAGATCATCACCGAGCACCCCGTGCTGCTGAACCGCGCCCCCACCCTGCACCGCCTGGGTATTCAGGCCTTCGAACCCCAGCTGGTCGAAGGTAAGGCTATCCAGCTGCACCCGCTCGTCTGTTCAGCATTCAACGCTGACTTCGACGGCGACCAGATGGCAGTCCACCTGCCCCTGTCACCCGAGGCTCAGGCCGAGGCCCGCATCCTCATGCTGTCCTCCAACAACATCCTGAAGCCCTCAGACGGCCGCCCCGTTGCGGTACCTGACCAGGACATGATCATCGGTCTCTTCCACCTGACCACCGCCCGTGACGGTGAGAAGAACGAAGGCCGCCTGTTCTCGTCCTACGCAGAAGCCATCATGGCTATGGACCGCCACGAGATTGAGCTCTACACCAAGGTCAAGATCGTGCTGGACGACTTCGTACCCTACGAGGGCTGGGAAGCCCCCGAAGGCTACAAGCCCGGTCAGCCCGTCCTGGTTGAAACCACCGTCGGTCAGGTCATCTTCAACGAGACCCTGCCCGCCGACTACCCCTGGTACACCGGTATCGCCGACAAGAAGTCCCTGGGTGCCCTCATCAACGACCTTGCTGAGAAGTACCCCATGCACGTGGTAGCCAAGACCCTTGACGCGCTCAAGAACACCGGCTTCTACTACGCTTCGCGCTCAGGTGTGACCGTTGCGGTCTCCGATATCGCAGCGCCCCCCACCAAGCCCGCCATTATGGAAGGCTACGAGGAGCAGGCAGCCAACATCGAATCTCAGTTCGCCATGGGTCTGATCGACGACGTCGAACGCCGTACCGAACTGATCGATATTTGGACCAAGGCAACCGACGAGGTCGCCGAGGCCATGAAGGAAAACCTGGCTGAGAAGAACACCACCATTAACCGCATGGTCACCTCGGGTGCACGTGGTAACTGGATGCAGGTTCGTCAGATTGCAGGTATCCGTGGTCTGGTGTCTAACACCAAGGGTGAGATTATGCCCCGTCCGATTAAGTCTTCTTACCGTGAAGGCCTGTCGGTTCTGGAGTACTTTATCGCAACCCACGGTGCTCGTAAGGGTCTGGCAGATACCGCGCTGCGTACCGCAAACTCCGGTTACCTGACCCGTCGTCTGGTCGACGTTTCTCAGGACGTCATCGTGCGCGAGCACGACTGTGGCACCCGCCGCGGCCTGACCCTGCCCCTAATCGAGAAGGACGCCGCTGGCAACGTCTCCCTGCACGAGAACGTCGAGTCTTCAATCCACGGCCGCGCTCTGGCTGTTGACGTTGTGGCTGAAGACGGCACCGTACTGGCTGCTGCTGGCGCTGACGTCTCAGATATCGTCATTGACGACCTGTTCAAGGCCGGTATCGAAGAGGTTCGCGTCCGCTCCGTCCTGACCTGTGAGTCAGCAGTTGGTGTTTGTGCCCTCTGCTACGGCCGTTCCATGGCTTCAGGTAACCTGGTCGACATTGGTGAGGCCGTCGGTATTATCGCGGCTCAGTCCATTGGTGAGCCCGGTACCCAGCTGACCATGCGTACCTTCCACACCGGTGGTGTCGCATCGGCTGACGATATTACCCAGGGTCTGCCCCGTATTCAGGAACTCTTCGAAGCCCGCACCCCCAAGGGTGTTGCCCCGATTTCTGAGGTCACCGGTCGCGTCACCATCGAGGACACCGACAAGTCCCTGAAGGTTGTTGTCACCCCCGATAACGGCGATGACCCGGTTGCTTACCCCGTCCTGCGTCGTGCCCGCCTGGAAGTTGCCGAAGGTGACCACATCACCGTCGGTACCCAGCTGGTCGCCGGTGCTGTTGACCCCAAGGAGATCCTGCGTATCCGCGGTCCCCGTGAGGCTCAGAAGCACCTGGTGGACGAGGTCCAGGGCGTCTACCGCTCCCAGGGTGTAGGCATCCACGATAAGCACGTTGAGGTTATCGTCCGCCAGATGCTGCGCCGTATCACCGTCATCGACTCCGGTGAGACCAACCTGCTCCCCGGTGAGCTGGTTGAGAACATCGCCTTCCAGAACGCTAACCGTGCGGCTCTGGCCGAGGGTAAGCGTCCTGCATCAGGCCGCCCTGAGATGATGGGTATCACCAAGGCGTCACTGGCTACCGAGTCCTGGCTGTCTGCCGCGTCCTTCCAGGAAACCACTCGCGTCCTGACTCAGGCTGCGATGGAAGGCAAGGAAGATCCGCTGGTCGGCCTTAAGGAGAACGTTATCATCGGTAAGCTCATCCCCGCTGGTACTGGTCTTGCCATGTACAATGACATCGAGGTTGAGCCCACCGACGAGGCTCGTGAGGCTCTGTTTGCTCAGACCGCAACTCCCTACAACGATTTCAGCTACGCCGAGACCAACGAGGGTGCTATCAGCCCCGAGTTCCAGGCTATTCCGCTGGATGACTACGAGTTCGGTAAGTAA
- the rpsG gene encoding 30S ribosomal protein S7, whose protein sequence is MPRKGPAPKRPLVNDPVYGSPLVTQLINKVLLDGKKSTAERIVYGALEGVAQKTGADPVVTLKKAMDNVKPSLEVRSRRVGGATYQVPVEVRAGRATALALRWLVGFSKLRREKTMTERLMNEILDASNGLGAAVKRREDTHKMAESNKAFAHYRW, encoded by the coding sequence ATGCCTCGTAAGGGTCCCGCTCCTAAGCGTCCCCTCGTAAACGATCCTGTTTACGGCTCACCGCTGGTTACCCAGCTCATCAACAAGGTTCTGCTGGACGGCAAGAAGTCAACCGCTGAGCGCATCGTCTACGGTGCACTCGAAGGCGTTGCTCAGAAGACCGGCGCAGACCCCGTAGTAACCCTCAAGAAGGCAATGGACAACGTCAAGCCTTCACTCGAGGTTCGCTCACGCCGCGTCGGCGGCGCGACCTACCAGGTCCCCGTCGAGGTTCGTGCAGGCCGTGCAACCGCTCTGGCTCTGCGCTGGCTCGTTGGCTTCTCAAAGCTCCGTCGCGAGAAGACCATGACCGAGCGTCTCATGAACGAGATCCTGGATGCGTCCAACGGTCTCGGTGCCGCTGTGAAGCGTCGCGAAGACACTCACAAGATGGCCGAGTCCAACAAGGCCTTCGCACACTACCGCTGGTAA
- a CDS encoding neutral/alkaline non-lysosomal ceramidase N-terminal domain-containing protein, with the protein MKLSRHIGVKLGVFGAALSLAAGAYLIPSQADAELTPAGVNAQSLAQLVNSTRPTAANPYLVGAGVADITGEVAEVAFVGYGTDTQKGSGIHTRQYARAFVVIDPATGSRNLIVVLDALSAWNSIRAELVNRIQAELGPEFTEANIMITASHSHATPGGVSKDVLYNLATLGFNEPTFNNQINGSMQAIREALADLAPGNVTVSSSQLTGVGVNRSAVALEQDPANLTDELINGVDPTSTTFRFEHNGVTRAVLNWFAIHPTSLTNKNTLVSSDNKGYAQYLLETVDHGVNLNAGSEDDAFIAAFANSNTGDVSPNTMLQPGMGPTNDMFTNLEIQGTKQADAVRTQLASAGTPVGQGLDSRITYVDFSKVQVDARWTGTGYAGSTCNASLGAPFAAGSVEDGPGAAGFNEGANANKVWSDFNWLAYSSSASLSACQYPKANLLAVHKKVQQKLPVQVMRFGNYYLLGMPGEHNGAVGVQYRQDMAALLGVDESQIIVQGYTNAYSHYVTTPQEYVSQQYEGGATVFGINTMGGFRQTLNTVATSLRDGTELPLGDKPTVRTPMKSAVGKVWYDLPGAGHYYGKVLTQPANTARGATVSALFVGAHPNNDQQLNSSYLEVQRLEGNQWVTVAGDNDPATRFHWKRHLAAQSRVTIEWQIPADAVPGTYRILYHGDSKNGVGTITPFTGATQNFTVS; encoded by the coding sequence ATGAAACTATCACGACATATAGGGGTCAAGCTCGGCGTCTTTGGGGCTGCCCTATCGCTAGCTGCCGGGGCCTATCTGATCCCGTCCCAAGCCGACGCAGAACTGACACCGGCGGGTGTCAATGCCCAGAGCCTGGCCCAGCTGGTGAACTCCACTCGGCCCACCGCTGCTAACCCCTACCTGGTCGGGGCGGGTGTTGCCGATATCACCGGTGAGGTCGCCGAGGTAGCCTTCGTGGGCTATGGTACCGATACCCAGAAGGGCTCGGGTATTCATACCCGCCAGTACGCCCGCGCCTTTGTGGTGATTGACCCTGCCACCGGTTCCCGTAACCTGATAGTGGTCCTCGATGCGCTAAGCGCCTGGAACAGCATTCGCGCTGAACTGGTGAACCGTATCCAGGCTGAACTCGGCCCCGAGTTCACCGAAGCGAACATCATGATTACAGCCTCCCACAGCCATGCCACCCCCGGCGGCGTGAGTAAGGACGTGCTCTACAACCTGGCAACCCTAGGCTTCAACGAACCCACCTTCAACAACCAGATCAACGGGTCTATGCAGGCTATCCGCGAGGCCCTGGCCGACCTGGCCCCCGGCAACGTGACGGTCTCCAGCAGCCAGCTCACCGGTGTAGGCGTCAACCGCTCGGCAGTAGCCCTGGAGCAAGACCCGGCTAACCTCACCGACGAACTGATTAACGGGGTTGACCCCACCAGCACCACCTTCCGGTTTGAACACAACGGGGTGACCCGCGCCGTCCTCAACTGGTTTGCTATCCACCCCACCTCCCTCACCAACAAAAACACCCTGGTCTCCTCAGATAACAAGGGCTACGCCCAGTACCTGCTCGAAACCGTAGACCACGGGGTCAACCTCAATGCGGGGTCAGAGGACGACGCCTTCATCGCGGCCTTTGCCAACAGCAACACCGGTGACGTCTCGCCCAACACCATGCTGCAGCCGGGCATGGGCCCCACCAACGACATGTTCACCAACCTTGAGATTCAGGGAACCAAGCAGGCAGACGCCGTCCGCACCCAGCTGGCAAGCGCGGGTACCCCGGTGGGGCAGGGCCTGGACTCCCGCATCACCTATGTGGACTTCTCCAAGGTGCAGGTGGACGCCCGGTGGACGGGCACCGGCTACGCGGGCTCTACCTGTAACGCCTCGCTGGGCGCCCCCTTTGCCGCCGGTAGCGTGGAGGACGGTCCCGGCGCAGCCGGCTTCAATGAGGGGGCTAATGCCAATAAGGTCTGGAGTGACTTCAACTGGCTGGCCTACAGTTCATCTGCCAGCCTGAGTGCCTGCCAGTACCCCAAGGCTAACCTGCTGGCCGTCCATAAGAAGGTGCAGCAGAAGTTGCCGGTGCAGGTCATGCGCTTCGGTAACTACTACCTGCTGGGTATGCCCGGTGAGCACAACGGCGCGGTCGGCGTGCAGTACCGCCAGGATATGGCTGCCCTGCTGGGCGTTGACGAGTCGCAGATTATCGTGCAGGGCTACACCAACGCCTACAGTCACTATGTGACAACCCCGCAGGAATACGTTTCGCAGCAGTACGAGGGCGGGGCCACCGTCTTCGGTATCAATACCATGGGGGGCTTCCGCCAGACCCTTAACACCGTTGCGACCTCTCTGCGCGATGGCACCGAGCTGCCCTTGGGCGATAAGCCCACCGTACGCACCCCCATGAAGAGCGCTGTGGGCAAGGTCTGGTACGACCTGCCAGGCGCTGGCCACTACTACGGCAAGGTGCTCACCCAGCCTGCTAATACGGCCCGGGGTGCAACCGTCAGCGCCCTCTTTGTGGGTGCCCACCCCAATAATGACCAGCAGCTGAACTCCAGCTACCTTGAAGTTCAGCGTCTAGAGGGTAACCAGTGGGTGACCGTCGCCGGCGATAACGACCCGGCCACCCGCTTCCACTGGAAGCGCCACCTGGCAGCCCAGTCCCGCGTAACCATCGAATGGCAGATTCCTGCCGATGCGGTTCCCGGTACCTACCGGATTCTCTACCACGGGGATTCCAAGAACGGGGTCGGCACCATCACCCCCTTCACCGGGGCAACCCAGAACTTCACCGTCAGCTAG
- the fusA gene encoding elongation factor G — translation MALDVLTDLNKVRNIGIMAHIDAGKTTTTERILFYTGINHKIGETHDGASTMDWMAQEQERGITITSAATTCFWKNNQINIIDTPGHVDFTVEVERSLRVLDGAVAVFDGKEGVEPQSETVWRQADKYEVPRICFVNKMDKLGADFYFTVDTIVKRLGAKPLVMQLPIGAENDFIGVVDLLTMQAYVWPGDAKGDVTMGASYEIQEIPADLQEKAEQYRAELVENVAEASEELMEKYLEEGELTIEEIKAGVRALTVANEAYPVFCGSAFKNRGVQPMLDAVLDYLPSPLDVPAMVGHLPSDEEVEVTRKPSADEPFAALAFKVAAHPFYGQLTYIRVYSGKAEQGQQVLNATKGKKERIGKLFQMHSNKENPVEEIQAGHIYAAIGLKDTTTGDTLCDVANPVVLESMTFPAPVIFVAIEPKTKGDQEKMSTAIQKLSAEDPTFTVSLNEETGQTEIGGMGELHLDIIVDRMKREFKVEANVGKPQVAYRETITKKVEKVDYTHKKQTGGSGQFAKVQVSFEPIALDAEELYEFDNVVTGGRVPREYIPSVDAGIQDAMQLGILAGYPVVGVKATLIDGAYHDVDSSEMAFKIAGSMVFKEGARRAAPVLLEPLMAVEVRTPEDYMGDVIGDLNSRRGQIQSMEDAAGVKIVHALVPLSEMFGYIGDLRSKTQGRAVFSMEFDSYAEVPKNVADEIIQKSRGE, via the coding sequence GTGGCACTAGACGTGCTTACCGACCTGAATAAGGTCCGCAACATCGGTATTATGGCGCACATCGACGCCGGTAAGACCACCACCACCGAACGCATCCTCTTCTACACCGGTATCAACCACAAGATCGGTGAGACCCACGACGGTGCTTCAACCATGGACTGGATGGCTCAGGAACAGGAACGCGGTATCACCATTACCTCCGCGGCAACCACCTGCTTCTGGAAGAACAACCAGATCAACATCATCGACACCCCCGGCCACGTTGACTTCACCGTTGAAGTTGAGCGTTCACTGCGCGTCCTCGACGGCGCTGTTGCAGTGTTCGACGGCAAGGAAGGCGTTGAGCCTCAGTCTGAAACCGTTTGGCGCCAGGCTGACAAGTACGAAGTTCCCCGTATCTGCTTCGTCAACAAGATGGACAAGCTGGGTGCAGACTTCTACTTCACCGTAGACACCATCGTCAAGCGTCTCGGCGCTAAGCCCCTCGTTATGCAGCTGCCCATCGGCGCTGAAAACGACTTCATCGGCGTCGTTGACCTGCTCACCATGCAGGCCTACGTCTGGCCCGGCGATGCCAAGGGTGACGTTACCATGGGTGCTTCCTACGAAATCCAGGAAATCCCCGCTGACCTGCAGGAAAAGGCAGAGCAGTACCGTGCCGAGCTCGTTGAAAACGTTGCTGAAGCTTCCGAAGAACTCATGGAAAAGTACCTCGAAGAGGGCGAACTGACCATCGAGGAAATCAAGGCAGGCGTCCGTGCCCTGACCGTTGCTAACGAAGCCTACCCCGTCTTCTGTGGCTCAGCATTCAAGAACCGCGGCGTACAGCCCATGCTCGACGCAGTTCTCGATTACCTGCCCTCACCGCTGGACGTCCCCGCAATGGTTGGCCACCTGCCCTCAGACGAAGAGGTCGAAGTAACCCGCAAGCCCTCAGCTGACGAGCCCTTCGCAGCTCTGGCCTTCAAGGTTGCAGCTCACCCCTTCTACGGTCAGCTGACCTACATCCGCGTTTACTCCGGTAAGGCAGAACAGGGCCAGCAGGTTCTGAACGCCACCAAGGGTAAGAAGGAACGTATCGGCAAGCTCTTCCAGATGCACTCCAACAAGGAGAACCCTGTTGAAGAGATTCAGGCAGGTCACATCTACGCAGCAATCGGCCTGAAGGACACCACCACCGGTGACACCCTCTGCGACGTTGCTAACCCCGTAGTTCTGGAATCCATGACCTTCCCCGCCCCCGTGATCTTCGTGGCTATCGAGCCCAAGACCAAGGGTGACCAGGAGAAGATGTCGACCGCTATCCAGAAGCTGTCTGCTGAAGACCCCACCTTCACCGTTTCACTCAACGAAGAAACCGGCCAGACCGAAATCGGCGGTATGGGCGAGCTCCACCTCGACATCATCGTTGACCGTATGAAGCGCGAATTCAAGGTTGAGGCTAACGTTGGTAAGCCCCAGGTTGCTTACCGCGAAACCATCACCAAGAAGGTCGAGAAGGTCGACTACACCCACAAGAAGCAGACCGGTGGTTCCGGTCAGTTCGCGAAGGTTCAGGTCTCCTTCGAACCCATCGCCCTCGATGCTGAAGAGCTCTACGAGTTCGACAACGTCGTCACCGGTGGTCGTGTTCCCCGCGAATACATCCCCTCCGTTGACGCCGGTATCCAGGACGCAATGCAGCTCGGTATCCTCGCTGGCTACCCCGTTGTTGGTGTCAAGGCAACCCTGATCGACGGTGCTTACCACGATGTTGACTCGTCAGAAATGGCGTTCAAGATCGCTGGCTCAATGGTCTTCAAGGAAGGCGCCCGCCGCGCCGCTCCCGTCCTGCTGGAGCCCCTGATGGCTGTTGAAGTACGTACCCCCGAGGATTACATGGGCGACGTTATCGGCGACCTGAACTCACGTCGTGGTCAGATTCAGTCCATGGAAGATGCAGCAGGCGTCAAGATCGTTCACGCTCTTGTTCCGCTGTCAGAAATGTTCGGTTACATCGGTGACCTCCGTTCAAAGACCCAGGGTCGTGCAGTCTTCTCCATGGAGTTCGACAGCTACGCCGAGGTTCCCAAGAACGTCGCTGATGAAATCATCCAGAAGAGCCGCGGCGAGTAA
- the rpsL gene encoding 30S ribosomal protein S12: MPTIQQLVRKGRAPKVVKTKAPALKGNPMKRGVCTRVYTTTPKKPNSALRKVARVKLNGGVEVTAYIPGEGHNLQEHSIVLVRGGRVKDLPGVRYKIVRGALDTQGVKGRGQARSRYGAKKEKK, encoded by the coding sequence GTGCCTACAATTCAGCAGTTGGTCCGTAAGGGCCGTGCACCCAAGGTCGTAAAGACCAAGGCGCCCGCACTTAAGGGCAACCCCATGAAGCGTGGCGTATGCACCCGTGTATACACCACCACCCCGAAGAAGCCGAACTCAGCACTGCGTAAGGTCGCACGTGTTAAGCTCAACGGCGGCGTCGAGGTTACCGCATACATCCCCGGTGAGGGTCACAACCTTCAGGAACACTCCATCGTGCTCGTCCGCGGTGGTCGTGTGAAGGACCTCCCCGGTGTTCGTTACAAGATTGTACGTGGCGCACTGGATACCCAGGGCGTTAAGGGCCGCGGTCAGGCTCGTTCACGCTACGGCGCAAAGAAGGAGAAGAAGTAA